A section of the Meles meles chromosome 8, mMelMel3.1 paternal haplotype, whole genome shotgun sequence genome encodes:
- the ZP1 gene encoding zona pellucida sperm-binding protein 1 — MAGLSARLWDGCVALLLVAALGLRQQPHTEPGFSGPWYGYDCGVKGMQLWAFPGPGQTIRFKVVDEFGNQFEVNNCSACYHWVTTKPPGQAVFSAGYKGCHVLEKDGRSHLRVIIEALLPSGRVEATGDVTLICPKPGHTWTPDPHLEPHTGFSRPTPKAWSLRPIPEHSFVPATPALPSLRPAPTSHATQAPPQGATLGPPGVDEPPYPGAPLTPERCQVPSGVIPCGVRGGSKEACQQAGCCYDNSREVPCYYGNTATVQCFRNGHFILVVSQETALAHGITLANIHMAYAPTSCSPTQETGSFVVFRFPLSHCGTTVQVAGNQLVYENQLVSDIEAQTGPQGSITRDGTFRLHMRCVFNASDFLPLRASVFPLPSPAPVTQSGPLHLQLRIAKDETFRSFYEEGDYPLVRLLREPVPVEVRLLHRTDPSLVLLLHQCWATPGASPFQQPQWPILSDGCPFDGDSYKTRLVALDGAELSFPSHYRRFTIATFALLHPGSQRALTGWVYFFCSASACSPSGLETCPTMCSSGPTRQRRSSAAHSTAARPQNLVSSPGPVGFEDSYRQEPALGPTGSPRNANQRPLLWVVLLLAAVALVLGVGVFMGLHQAKHESSRKATESEGAQ, encoded by the exons ATGGCAGGGCTCTCAGCCAGGCTCTGGGATGGTTGCGTGGCGCTGCTGCTGGTGGCCGCTCTGGGGCTGAGGCAGCAGCCACACACCGAACCTGGTTTCTCAGGTCCGTGGTACGGCTATGACTGTGGGGTCAAGGGCATGCAGCTATGGGCCTTCCCCGGGCCAGGCCAAACAATCCGCTTCAAGGTGGTAG aTGAATTTGGGAACCAATTTGAGGTAAACAACTGCTCTGCCTGCTACCACTGGGTCACCACCAAGCCCCCGGGACAAGCGGTCTTCTCTGCTGGTTACAAAGGCTGCCATGTGCTGGAGAAG GACGGGCGCTCCCACCTGAGGGTGATCATCGAAGCCTTGCTGCCCAGCGGTCGAGTTGAGGCAACAGGAGATGTCACTCTGATTTGTCCTAAACCTGGCCACACCTGGACTCCGGACCCACACCTGGAACCACACACAGGCttctcccgccccacccccaaggCCTGGTCCCTCCGCCCCATCCCAGAGCACAGCTTTGTCCCTGCAACCCCTGCCTTGCCGTCCCTCCGACCTGCACCCACCTCCCATGCCACCCAGGCTCCACCCCAGGGGGCCACCCTGGGACCCCCGGGGGTTGACGAACCACCATACCCAG GTGCACCTCTGACTCCAGAGCGGTGCCAGGTGCCCTCAGGGGTCATCCCCTGTGGAGTGAGAGGAGGTTCGAAGGAAGCCTGTCAGCAGGCTGGCTGCTGCTATGACAACAGCAGAGAGGTTCCCTGTTACTATGGCAACACAG CAACTGTCCAGTGCTTCAGAAATGGCCACTTCATCCTGGTGGTGTCCCAAGAAACCGCCTTGGCACACGGGATCACGCTGGCCAACATCCACATGGCCTATGCCCCCACCAGCTgctcccccacccaggagacCGGGTCCTTCGTGGTCTtccgcttccccctctcccactgtggGACCACAGTCCAG GTGGCTGGCAACCAGCTCGTCTATGAGAATCAGCTGGTGTCTGACATCGAGGCTCAGACGGGGCCACAGGGCTCCATCACCCGAGACGGCACCTTCCG GCTTCACATGCGCTGCGTCTTCAACGCCAGTGACTTCCTGCCGCTCCGGGCATCCGTCTTCCCGctaccctccccagcccctgtgaCCCAGTCCGGGCCCCTGCATCTCCAGCTTCGGATCGCCAAGG ATGAGACTTTCCGCTCCTTCTACGAGGAGGGGGACTACCCCCTCGTGAGGCTGCTGCGTGAGCCTGTCCCAGTGGAGGTCCGGCTCCTGCACAGGACAGACCCCAGTCTGGTCCTGCTGCTGCACCAGTGCTGGGCCACTCCCGGAGCCAGCCCCTTCCAGCAGCCTCAGTGGCCCATCCTGTCCGACGG GTGTCCTTTTGATGGTGACAGCTACAAGACCCGATTGGTAGCCTTGGACGGGGCAGAACTGTCCTTCCCATCCCACTACCGGCGCTTCACTATTGCCACCTTCGCCCTCCTACACCCTGGCTCCCAGAGGGCCCTCACGGGATGG GTTTACTTCTTCTGCAGcgcctctgcctgctccccttcGGGGCTGGAGACGTGCCCCACTATGTGCAGCTCTGGGCCCACGA GACAGCGACGATCCTCCGCTGCCCACAGCACTGCTGCCAGACCCCAGAACCTTGTGAGCTCTCCAGGGCCCGTGGGCTTTGAGGATTCTTACAGGCAGGAGCCTGCGCTGGGGCCCACAG GCTCCCCCAGGAACGCCAACCAGAGGCCTCTCCTCTGGGTGGTCCTTTTGCTGGCGGCTGTTGCCCTGGTCCTAGGGGTCGGTGTTTTCATGGGCCTGCACCAAGCCAAGCACGAAAGCTCCAGGAAGGCCACAGAGAGCGAAGGGGCTCAATAA
- the PTGDR2 gene encoding prostaglandin D2 receptor 2: MSANVTLKPLCPLLEQMSRIQSHSNSSIRYMDHASVLLHGLASLLGLVENGLILFVVGCRMRQTVVTTWVLHLALSDLLATATLPFFTYFLAVGHSWELGTTFCKLHSSIFFLNMFASGFLLSAISLDRCLQVVRPVWAQNHRTVAAAHRVCLVLWALAVLNTVPYFVFRDTIPREDGRIMCYYNVLLLNPGPDRDATCNSRQAALAISKFLLAFVVPLAIIASSHAVVSVQLRHRGRRRPSRFVRLVAAVVAAFALCWGPYHVFSLLEARAHSDTALRPLVWRGLPFVTSLAFVNSVVNPLLYVLTCPDVLHKLRRSLRSVLESVLLDDSELGGPGSSRRRRASGSRAPRANRALPASWPARLLAWVRGGGAASTRRARSRSQDERGPLNRALSTTSG, translated from the coding sequence ATGTCAGCCAACGTTACCCTGAAGCCGCTCTGCCCGCTCCTGGAGCAGATGAGCCGCATCCAAAGCCACAGCAATTCCAGCATCCGCTACATGGACCACGCGTCCGTCCTGCTGCACGGGCTGGCCTCGCTGCTCGGCCTGGTGGAGAACGGACTCATCCTCTTCGTGGTGGGCTGCCGCATGCGCCAGACTGTCGTCACCACGTGGGTGCTGCACCTGGCGCTGTCGGACCTGCTGGCCACCGCCACCCTGCCCTTCTTCACTTACTTCCTGGCCGTGGGCCACTCGTGGGAGCTGGGCACCACCTTCTGCAAGCTGCACTCCTCCATCTTCTTCCTCAACATGTTCGCCagcggcttcctgctcagcgccATCAGCCTGGACCGTTGCCTGCAGGTGGTGCGGCCAGTGTGGGCGCAGAACCACCGCACGGTGGCCGCGGCCCACCGGGTTTGCCTGGTGCTCTGGGCCCTTGCGGTGCTCAACACGGTGCCCTACTTCGTGTTCCGGGACACCATCCCGCGGGAGGACGGCCGCATCATGTGCTACTACAACGTGCTGCTCCTGAACCCTGGGCCCGACCGCGACGCCACGTGCAACTCGCGCCAGGCGGCCCTGGCCATCAGCAAGTTCCTGCTGGCCTTCGTCGTGCCGCTGGCCATCATCGCCTCGAGCCACGCGGTCGTGAGCGTGCAGCTGCGCCACCGCGGCCGCCGGCGGCCCAGCCGCTTCGTGCGCCTGGTGGCGGCGGTAGTGGCGGCCTTCGCGCTCTGCTGGGGTCCCTACCACGTGTTCAGCCTGCTGGAGGCGCGCGCGCACAGCGACACCGCACTGCGGCCGCTCGTGTGGCGCGGCCTGCCCTTCGTCACCAGCTTGGCCTTCGTCAACAGCGTGGTCAACCCGCTGCTCTACGTGCTCACCTGCCCCGACGTGCTGCACAAGCTGCGGCGCTCGCTGCGGAGCGTGCTGGAGAGTGTGCTGCTGGACGACAGCGAGCTGGGCGGCCCGggcagcagccgccgccgccgcgcctcCGGCTCCCGCGCACCCCGAGCCAACCGCGCGCTCCCCGCGTCCTGGCCCGCGCGTCTGCTCGCCTGGGTGCGGGGCGGCGGCGCGGCGTCCACGCGGAGGGCCCGCTCCCGCTCCCAGGACGAGAGGGGCCCCCTGAACAGGGCGCTGAGCACCACGTCTGGGTAG